AATGGACCTTGTATGTGTAAATCTGCTGCTACATTTGGATTCATCATGACAATTCGACCTTGCGCATCAATAATTACAAGTCCAGGAGTCTTATTGACAATATCATAATTATAATGTTTTGCTTGACTGATTTCATTGATTATCAAATTCGTCATGATAAGACTGATACCTACTAAGCCTACTACTCCTACTGCGATTTCCCCAACTCTACCATAAGTTCTTGAATTACAATTTTGGTACATTGTATAACAATAATTATTAGTCTCTGGTGCACCTTGGGACACTCGTTCATACGAACTATTTTGAGTAATAGAAAATGGACTTTCTGCTGCAAAATTTTTATCGCAGCCAAGGTAAGAAAATAAACTGATAATAAGAATTTTTTTAAAAGAACTGTTCATAATATAGAATCTTTTTTATGCTGTGTTACAAATTAAATTATTATTTATTTTTTTTCTACAAGAACGAGGTCACGTAGATTATAATACGGAGCGTCTGTACCTAAGCTTTCATGTTTATATAAACGAAATGATTGAGCTGTTGCATTCACGCCAGAATATTCATCTTTTCCACGAGTAAAAGTTAAATGATCATGCACATACCAATTACGGTCTTTTAATCCATCTTGCGTTACACATTCACGCTTACCAAAACTAGACCATCCATACGAATAAACTGCACACAATTTTGTTAAATCACCTACTGCATGTATCTTGGCATACTTATTTGGTCGTACAGTTTTTACACAATCTTTATTTGAACCACATCCTGGTTGATAATGTATATCAATTGTTTCATTTTCACGATTGTATATTTGATACGAATGAGTATCAATACCAAAAACGCATCCTACAACAATTCCGGTAATAATACACGATACTAACAAGCAACCGGTAATTTTTTTACACGCAGAAGAAAATTCTACTTCTTGCAATACACTATACCAATCGCTCGTGCTTGTTTGACAAGAGTCCCAGCATGATACACATGATCTTTGGCACGAGACTAGCAAATCAGAACAAGTACTTGATTGTTCGATTGAATAGTCACAGCAGCAGCAATAGCATCTGCTACTGATAATCGAGAACCATGAGTTAATTCTAGCTCTTGATCACCTGCCTGTGATGCATTCAACGGCACATACATCAACATTGCAATCAAAGAAGGCCCCGAATATAACTATTCAGGACCGTACTTAAAAAAATATAATCTAAAAAATTACGCTTTCCAATTCATCGCTAAATCAATCAGCAACCTGACCGATGAACCTGTTGCACCAGAGCGGTAATAACTGATATTTGGCACGTTATACGCAGAACTTGCGATATCCAAGTGTACCCATGGAGTTTTGTTTTCTACAAACTCATGTAAGAACCATGCTGCAGTAATTGTCCCTGCTGCAATTGATCGATTCCCAATGTTTTGCATATCAGCTACTTCAGATTTAATTGCAGTTTTAAAATCAGATGTAAATGGCAACGCCCACACTTTATCACCAGAACGCTCGCCCGCTGCTTTGACCAAATCACTTAATTTTGGATTATCAGACAACAATGCAGAAAAGAATGGTCCGACTGCATAAATACACGCACCTGTTAACGTTGCAATGTCAATAACTGCATCTAACTTATAATTTTTTGTCACATACGATAAAGCATCTGCTAAAACTAAACGCCCTTCAGCATCAGTATTACGAACTTCTGCTGTTTTACCATTGTAGAATTTTAGAATATCGCCTGGCTTTAATGCATCAGGACCAATTAAATTTTCGGTAATGGCAGCAACTGCAACAATATTAACGTTTGGTTGTAGTTGAGCAAGTGCAACGATAGAGTTAATAACTGAACCTGCGCCAGCCATATCTTCCTTCATCTCTTCCATAGAATCTGCGGGCTTAATACTTAGTCCACCAGAGTCAAACGTAATACCTTTACCAACAAACCCAATTGTTTGAGCATCTGCATGTTTTGCTTTGTATTCTAAAATAACAAAACGAGGGTCTTGATGCGATCCACGAGAAACGCCATGCAAACCTTCCATACCCAATTCTTTGATTTTTTTACCGTCAAAAATAGTACATTGCAAACCATGTTCTTGAGCAAGTTCTTGTGCCATATCTGCAATATGTGTTGGTGTTAAACGACTTGGCGGAGTATTAACCCAGTCACGTTCTCTGTTAACTGCCTGTGCAATAATATGCCCTGCGTCAAATCCTTTAACTGCTTGTGTCGCATCAGATCCTTGATAGCTTACCGTGACAGCTAAGTCAGCAGGAGCATCAGCTTTTTTCGATACGTGTGCATCATATTTATAGCCAGCGATTTCTAAAATTGATCCCGTTTGTTGTGCAAAAAATGCACTCTCAAGACCAAATTGTTCTGCTGCAGGCATCACAAATGATAACGATTCTAGATGCTTTGCTTGCGCTGTTGTTATCAATGTACCAAGTGCACGACGATACGTTTCGATGTTTAAAACGCCATCTTCTTTTTTACCAAGACCAACAAAGAAAAATTTGATAGTTTTTTTCTCATGAATAACTGGTAAGGTTACCATGCTTCCAGCACAACCTTTAAATTTTTTATGCTCTAAAAATGTCGCCACGTCAGTTGCTACAATCGTAGAAACAGCTGCATAATCAGCTGGTGTAAAATCTTCTGTTAATAAAATAGCAACACTTTGCGTTGCAAGCTCTTGAAGGCTTTTTGGGCTCCATGCCATCTGAATTTTCATAGTATCCTTGCCTCATACAATATATAGTTCATAGAATCTATTTTCTCACTCTCTAGTGTACCAAAATAATTCCTGAAATCCATAATCGATAAAAATACATCAGATAGCAAGCCGTTTGACTATGTGTATTATTACAGCGTATAATAACTTACAAGAAACACTTTGCTAGAAAAATTTATAGGAGTTATATGAAATACCTGCAATTATTATTTTTATCCCATGTACTTCTTGCATGTGCGGATAATTACGCGAGCGAGAAAACAATCATTTCATCAGTTGCATCTTGCGATGAAATTACATATACAGCTAAATTATATGATATTAAAAACTTAATTGTAGCATTGTGCAGACATACCGACGCTTCTAAAAATTACCATGCAAACTTAAAAAGATATATTGCAAGTTCACCTCATAAAATATCCAGACAATATACTTGCATGACTCAAAAAAATGAACGTCGAAATATGAAAAAACAAGACAATCTCATAACAATGTATGAAAACGAATATATAATTGCAGATGAATTATCAAAATCTATAGATCCAAGTAGATAGTAGATGAAGTTTTTAATGCTGAATTTAAAAAAATGCTGCAAGAATATTAAAAAAAGGGTTGCGTGATGCAACCCTTTTTTTAATATTCTTGCCTTGGTAGATTAATTACTTACGAATAATGATCCTACCTGGCTCCATACAGAATTCACCCAACTAAAAAATCCGGTCGATGTTTCTTGAGTTTGATGAGATCCTAATCGACCAAGCACACCAGCTTGTGCCCGTGATGTAGAATTTTGAACAGCATTTTGATCACGTAAAACATTAATTTTTGAACTATTATTATTAATTAATGTTTGATGCTTTGCAATTGTATCACGTTTATTTTGTAACAAACGTTTTACATAATCATTTTGCTTTCCTTTTGATGTTTTCACGATATCTTTCGTAAGAACATCGATAGCTGCTTGTAACTGCTGATTCTGCTTTTCAAGTCGTTCAATTTGCTCTTGATCTGTTTTTGGCAATGAAACTTTCAACTTGTTGACCTGTTTTTGCAAATCAGCATCAGACTTACGGGTATGCAGCTGCGAAAGCTCATTTTGTAACTGCTGCGCCTGAGTTAATGCCGGTACTACAACTGGCTCAACAAGCTTACTGCCTTCAGTGTCTTCTTGAACAGGAACTTGAGGTTTTGTTGCTCCTTCTTTTGGTTGCATAGAACCTTTTTTAATGTTTTCAGCTTGTTCTTTTTCTATTTGCTCAAACTTGTCATTAAGTGCTCGTAATTTATTCAATTCACTCTTTGCACCATACATTTCAAACTTTTTCAGATCTGCTTTTATTTCGTTTTTTAAAGCTTCAACTTCTGGAGTTGAATCTAAAGTATGCAAAATATCCAAACGATTCTTCAAATTAAGAACTATTTTTTCTTCTGGTGAAAGTTGAGTTTGCTCTTTAACTTCTTTTACCGCTTCAGGTAAAGTAGTAGCATCTGATGCACCACTTAATCTACCAAGCACACCAGCTTGTGCTTGTGATGCAGTTTTTGATGTTGTCGATGCTGTCGATGTTGATGCACGAGCAAATCTTGGTACAAACGGAGCTTTATAGATCAACGTAGCATCTTTACTCATCACCGGCTTACCCATTTTATTCGATACAATTGCACCATCTTTATCAACAACAGATGGTCTACTTACTGCAACAGTTAATTTCGTTGTCAACGAATTCAAGTCAGTCATAGACAATGCAATTCCTCGAGGAACACCTTGTGTATCAAATAACGCACCTGTTTCAAGATCAACGTACCCGTCTTGTGATAAATACGTGCTTTGCTTTTCTTTATTCGCTGTATTAATCTTATCGTTATCAGTCTCTGTATTAATCTTATTGCTATCAGAAGCAAACACTTGCGCTATAAACCGACCATGAACTGTATCTACTTTGATACGAGTTAATGATTTTGTCAGCGTTGCTTGAGCAGCTGCATCTGATGGCGGATTACCAATTTCTTTTATACCAAAATTATCCAACTGCAACGACCCAGAACCTGATGTCGGTAAGAACTGAGCTAAAATAATAC
This genomic interval from Candidatus Chromulinivorax destructor contains the following:
- a CDS encoding leucyl aminopeptidase encodes the protein MKIQMAWSPKSLQELATQSVAILLTEDFTPADYAAVSTIVATDVATFLEHKKFKGCAGSMVTLPVIHEKKTIKFFFVGLGKKEDGVLNIETYRRALGTLITTAQAKHLESLSFVMPAAEQFGLESAFFAQQTGSILEIAGYKYDAHVSKKADAPADLAVTVSYQGSDATQAVKGFDAGHIIAQAVNRERDWVNTPPSRLTPTHIADMAQELAQEHGLQCTIFDGKKIKELGMEGLHGVSRGSHQDPRFVILEYKAKHADAQTIGFVGKGITFDSGGLSIKPADSMEEMKEDMAGAGSVINSIVALAQLQPNVNIVAVAAITENLIGPDALKPGDILKFYNGKTAEVRNTDAEGRLVLADALSYVTKNYKLDAVIDIATLTGACIYAVGPFFSALLSDNPKLSDLVKAAGERSGDKVWALPFTSDFKTAIKSEVADMQNIGNRSIAAGTITAAWFLHEFVENKTPWVHLDIASSAYNVPNISYYRSGATGSSVRLLIDLAMNWKA